One part of the Dermacentor silvarum isolate Dsil-2018 chromosome 6, BIME_Dsil_1.4, whole genome shotgun sequence genome encodes these proteins:
- the LOC125946242 gene encoding uncharacterized protein LOC125946242, with protein sequence MTLTRPHSQNIALILLVRRLRKKRKRTMYIRELFDKRPQLGDYHQLVQELRQVDPEYHFKYFRMTKAKFDHLLSLVYERILHAPNHRRPIRPAERLAVTLRFLATGASMQDIAMSYCMHATTVAGILKETLPAIWDCLSPLVLKPPAGADWDKIRRAYSSKWNFPNVVGSIDGKHFAIQCPDNSGSDYFNYKGFYSIVLLAVADADYRFTLVEVGAQGRTSDGAFFNDSSIREVFEHGSLELPTAVNGWPVFMVGDAAFPLRTYLMRPYPGRQLDERKRIFNYRLSRARRCVENAFGILVSRWRAFLGTVTGQPELLTDMVKAAVCLHNFLMVDSAYCPAGYGDTVCGEEIQDGYWRHAITPVGATAVSSSNRSSPTAMSLRDDISNYFLSAAGSVPWQVKVIRRN encoded by the exons ATGACGTTAACTCGCCCTCACAGCCAGAATATCGCACTCATAttgctagtgcgtcggctacgcAAAAAACGGAAGCGGACCATGTACATAAGAGAGCTTTTTGACAAGCGCCCTCAACTCGGCGACTACCACCAGCTGGTGCAGGAGCTCCGCCAAGTGGACCCTGAGTACCACTTTAAGTATTTCAG AATGACCAAGGCGAAGTTCGATCACCTGTTGAGCTTAGTGTACGAGAGAATACTGCATGCGCCTAACCACAGGAGACCGATACGCCCTGCGGAAAGGCTGGCAGTGACTTTGAG GTTTCTGGCAACAGGTGCCTCAATGCAAGACATCGCAATGAGCTACTGTATGCACGCTACAACGGTTGCTGGAATTTTAAAAGAAACGCTACCGGCGATATGGGACTGCCTATCGCCGCTCGTCCTGAAGCCCCCAGCAGGTGCTGATTGGGACAAAATTCGCCGGGCATATAGCTCAAAGTGGAATTTTCCAAATGTAGTCGGAAGCATAGATGGCAAGCACTTTGCAATTCAGTGCCCTGATAACAGCGGGTCAGATTATTTCAACTATAAAGGCTTCTACTCCATTGTTCTGCTTGCCGTGGCTGATGCAGACTACCGGTTTACTCTTGTCGAAGTCGGGGCCCAAGGAAGGACTTCAGATGGTGCTTTCTTTAATGACAGCTCTATTAGAGAAGTTTTTGAGCATGGAAGTTTGGAGCTCCCTACAGCAGTCAATGGGTGGCCAGTTTTTATGGTAGGTGACGCAGCATTTCCGTTGCGCACATATCTAATGCGTCCGTACCCAGGAAGGCAGTTGGACGAAAGGAAAAGAATTTTTAATTATCGTCTATCAAGGGCGAGAAGGTGCGTGGAGAACGCATTTGGAATCCTCGTGTCGCGGTGGAGGGCTTTTCTAGGCACTGTCACGGGACAGCCTGAACTGCTCACTGACATGGTGAAGGCAGCAGTGTGCTTGCACAACTTCTTGATGGTAGATTCGGCGTACTGTCCTGCAGGCTATGGCGACACAGTGTGTGGCGAGGAAATACAGGATGGGTATTGGAGGCATGCCATCACACCGGTTGGAGCGACTGCAGTGTCTAGCAGTAATCGATCTTCTCCTACAGCCATGTCACTCAGAGATGACATTTCAAATTACTTCTTGTCTGCAGCAGGCTCTGTGCCATGGCAGGTTAAAGTGATTAGGCGGAACTGA